In Acidobacteriota bacterium, the following are encoded in one genomic region:
- a CDS encoding amidohydrolase has protein sequence MRGSGAALAVLALAAVPAAGHDIAPAPPQDHPILLRGGDLHTVSHGVLEHTDLLFDRGRIVAIGRGLEAPEGAEVIDIAGRQVYPGLIALDTTLGLSEIGAVRATNDTSEVGELTPEVRAAIAYNPDSELIPTVRVHGIAVAQVAPRGGLISGRSFVVELDGWTREDAGLLDPGGLFVNWPGPRLRTGPGAPPLEEQRKRQRETLSRLHDAFETARAYDAARDAGEEQPVDVRWESMRPYVRGERPVFVRANDVRQIEQALDLAEEFGLQIVIVGGREADAVAERLRERNVPVVTGSTAALPAHRDDPYDQAFELPARLARAGVRFAIAHLSAAPWDQRNLPLQAGLAAAYGLPREQALRAITLSPAEILGLADRLGSLDPGKDATLVVSEGDLLDHLGRRVTLLFIEGRKIDLDNRHERLRRKYRAKPAPREAREP, from the coding sequence ATGCGCGGTAGCGGCGCGGCCTTGGCGGTTCTCGCGCTGGCGGCGGTGCCCGCGGCGGGGCACGACATCGCCCCCGCCCCGCCACAGGACCATCCGATCCTGCTGCGCGGCGGCGATCTGCACACGGTCTCCCACGGCGTTCTGGAGCACACCGACCTGCTTTTCGATCGCGGGCGGATCGTCGCGATCGGGCGGGGACTCGAAGCGCCGGAAGGGGCGGAGGTGATCGACATCGCCGGCCGGCAGGTCTACCCGGGATTGATCGCGCTCGACACGACGCTCGGATTGAGCGAGATCGGGGCCGTGCGCGCCACGAACGATACGTCGGAGGTCGGCGAGCTGACGCCCGAGGTGCGGGCGGCGATTGCCTACAATCCCGACTCGGAGTTGATCCCCACCGTGCGGGTGCACGGCATCGCCGTCGCGCAGGTGGCACCCCGAGGCGGCTTGATCTCGGGCCGCTCGTTCGTCGTGGAATTGGACGGCTGGACCCGCGAGGACGCGGGACTGCTCGATCCGGGCGGTTTGTTCGTCAACTGGCCGGGCCCGCGACTGCGGACCGGCCCGGGGGCACCGCCGCTCGAGGAACAGCGAAAGCGACAGCGCGAGACGTTGTCCCGCCTGCACGACGCGTTCGAGACCGCGCGGGCCTACGACGCCGCTCGCGATGCCGGAGAGGAGCAGCCGGTGGACGTGCGCTGGGAATCGATGCGCCCCTACGTCCGCGGGGAGCGGCCTGTCTTCGTCCGGGCGAACGACGTGCGCCAGATCGAGCAGGCGCTGGACCTGGCCGAGGAGTTCGGCCTCCAGATCGTCATCGTCGGCGGGCGCGAGGCCGACGCGGTCGCGGAGCGCCTTCGGGAGCGGAATGTACCGGTGGTCACCGGGAGCACCGCCGCCCTTCCCGCGCACCGCGACGATCCGTACGACCAGGCGTTCGAGCTCCCGGCGCGGCTCGCCCGGGCCGGGGTTCGCTTCGCCATCGCGCACCTTTCGGCCGCGCCGTGGGACCAGCGGAATCTCCCTCTCCAGGCCGGGCTGGCGGCCGCTTACGGGCTCCCGCGCGAGCAGGCGTTGCGCGCGATCACGCTCTCCCCGGCGGAGATCCTCGGCCTCGCCGATCGCCTCGGCTCCCTCGACCCCGGCAAGGATGCCACGCTGGTCGTGTCGGAAGGTGACCTGCTCGACCACCTCGGCCGCAGGGTGACGCTGCTGTTCATCGAGGGACGGAAGATCGATCTCGACAACCGGCACGAGCGCCTCCGCCGCAAGTACCGGGCCAAGCCGGCCCCCCGGGAAGCCCGCGAGCCCTGA